The following coding sequences are from one Geothrix sp. window:
- a CDS encoding response regulator, which produces MSKIVVVDDSKLMRNLIQHILEEAGHQVDPWAEITAMEVSDRILASGPDLVVTDYQMPGCNGLTVARMARKAKPDLPVIVVTATHDHTIMDALKSQAVNLILHKPLKEEELVAAVAGALAPV; this is translated from the coding sequence GTGTCCAAGATCGTCGTGGTCGACGACAGCAAGCTCATGCGGAACCTGATCCAGCACATCCTGGAGGAGGCCGGCCACCAGGTGGATCCCTGGGCAGAGATCACGGCCATGGAGGTCTCGGATCGCATCCTGGCCTCGGGTCCGGATCTGGTGGTCACCGACTACCAGATGCCCGGCTGCAACGGCCTGACCGTGGCGCGGATGGCGAGGAAGGCCAAGCCGGATCTGCCGGTGATCGTGGTGACCGCCACCCACGACCACACGATCATGGACGCGCTCAAGAGCCAGGCCGTCAACCTCATCCTCCACAAGCCCCTCAAGGAGGAGGAGCTGGTGGCGGCGGTGGCTGGCGCCCTCGCCCCCGTATAG
- a CDS encoding bacteriohemerythrin: MAIAVWNSRFETGIAIIDSQHKALFDAVNKLADSFKDGTSKTAVKDSMDFLVKYTVEHFQTEEKVMKDMGYPKLTSHMAEHAQLVSKAQELQGKIAEGRPVTLEVSKFLADWLKHHINEVDMGYVEFKRTQDRK, encoded by the coding sequence ATGGCCATCGCGGTTTGGAACAGCCGGTTCGAGACCGGCATCGCCATCATCGATTCGCAGCACAAGGCGCTCTTCGACGCGGTGAACAAGCTGGCCGATTCCTTCAAGGACGGCACCTCCAAGACGGCGGTGAAGGACAGCATGGATTTCCTGGTGAAGTACACCGTCGAGCACTTCCAGACCGAGGAGAAGGTCATGAAGGACATGGGCTATCCGAAGCTCACCTCGCACATGGCTGAGCACGCCCAGCTGGTGTCGAAGGCCCAGGAACTGCAGGGGAAGATCGCCGAGGGCAGGCCCGTGACGCTTGAGGTCTCGAAGTTCCTCGCGGATTGGCTGAAGCACCACATCAACGAGGTCGACATGGGCTACGTGGAGTTCAAGCGGACCCAGGATCGCAAGTAG
- a CDS encoding bacteriohemerythrin yields MPIAVWSSRYETGIDTIDTQHRALFDALNQLTEAFRTGTSEEHVKAGLNALLAYALEHFQTEEAYMRERAYPGLAAHLAEHERLVGKAQQLEEQFRGGKAVTMEVTIFLADLLAQHIDEYDLAMVRFLTVQPPTVTIQRL; encoded by the coding sequence ATGCCCATCGCCGTTTGGAGCAGCCGATACGAGACGGGGATCGACACCATCGACACCCAGCACAGGGCCCTCTTCGATGCCCTGAACCAGCTGACGGAGGCCTTCCGGACCGGGACCTCGGAGGAGCACGTGAAGGCGGGCCTGAACGCCCTGCTGGCTTATGCCCTCGAGCACTTCCAGACGGAGGAGGCCTACATGAGGGAGAGGGCCTATCCCGGTCTGGCCGCACACCTGGCGGAGCATGAGCGCCTGGTCGGGAAGGCGCAGCAGCTGGAGGAGCAATTCCGCGGGGGCAAGGCGGTGACCATGGAGGTCACCATCTTCCTTGCCGACCTGCTGGCGCAGCACATCGACGAGTACGACCTGGCGATGGTCCGGTTCCTGACGGTGCAGCCTCCCACCGTGACGATCCAGCGTCTCTGA
- a CDS encoding PAS domain S-box protein encodes MTPDPLPKNAARRLRMALSLGAALMAITSLVGTCLRTPLLAAMGPGLVPMSPLGAGLVLLLAAAFWGAEWRPDALGIRRIGLAATALAGGAGLAFVISHVSGGTLPFETSLLRLWPNLQLTSVLTDLTLFGAAASFLARRAPSKGGWAARQAAAILALVPLLIGLVVLVTYVSGAPLLYGTGYIPMSLPAAMCALLLGASQLLAAGRDTWPLAAFRLDHHRSRLGFSPRTVAIYLGLGSLILVGGAALLRRQIHATRMRVQAELSTIADLKARQITEWVVERRGDSQVIAESALIQVQLQRYLAGSPAALPERDLNGWMASLQRTFSYRQVALFDAQGRARLAAYADQLIREPAEDPSELRAALQAPGLTMSDLHQHPGHSDIQLGFWIPVRATAGRPAQGALLLQVDPRTYLYPLVESWPTDSPSAETLLVRREGDQVLFLNDLRHRAHTAMTLRQDLTTNPDGPATRAVLGYEGLLEGPDYRGVPVVSVLRRIPGTTWHMVTKVDAAEVYGPLRQKVWLGGLGLMGIVLLVGAGLGVVLRHRDAEMLRNQLDLTRRYETLMREASDIILLMDAEGRILEANAQALGQYGYARAELIGMDILDLRVPEARAEGHERYQRLRESGSVRFETLHQRRDGSTFPVEVSARALELDGQPRVMSFVRDISERRKNEREIQRMTQLYAALSQVNQAIVWSPDREALFAKICEVMVEFGKFDMAWIGLDDHRVGQVQVVASCGDAHGYLDRIRIESGPTAHGAGPVGRAIREVSPCVVNDFMGTPGTEPWRAAALESGFQAVAAFPIRREGLVIGALAVYSRERGFFGAPEEALLVEAAMDISFALDHLALDDQRRGAEIALLESERQLKEAQEAGGIGTYTWYIREDHWTGSPYLDQLFGVGPDHPRTLEGWVAVVAPDFRDQMAAYVAGIIERHEPFDLDYPILRASDGQRRWVHGRGEIHRDAEDQPVAMVGVIQDITERKLAEQALQKISVAVEQSPLSIVITDPKGTIEYVNPTFTQVTGYTAAEAVGQNPRVLKSPSTPPGHYRTLWETLDRGEVWVGEFENLKKGGEPFHERAIIAPVRDESGMLTGYIAIKEDITQLKQDEAERRSLEAQLHQSQKLENLGSLAGGVAHDMNNVLGAILGLASTLREAAQPFTPTARNLDTIMNACMRGRGVVKGLLYFARKDLQEERSIDLNELVREMSQLLSHTTLKRIQLRMELADGIGRLRGDPGALSHALMNLCVNALDAMPGGGSLLIRTQAEEAGGLTLRVEDTGEGMSPEVLAKAMDPFFTTKPQGKGTGLGLGMVYGTMLAHEGTFELRSELGRGTEAILRFPPSRVGLPEPEADAASALSLQSGRSLHILLVDDDELIRESAGPLLEVIGHTVTDASAGARAIQLLESGLAVDLVILDMNMPGLSGAETLPRILNLRPGLPVIMATGYSDDEITPLLEGRPSVTSIRKPYSLKEIQLKILNLDLQPAPETSAG; translated from the coding sequence ATGACCCCAGATCCACTCCCGAAAAACGCCGCCCGGCGCCTGCGGATGGCTCTGTCCCTGGGCGCGGCCCTGATGGCGATCACCTCCCTGGTGGGCACCTGTCTCCGCACGCCTCTGCTCGCGGCCATGGGGCCGGGCCTGGTGCCGATGTCGCCCCTGGGCGCCGGCCTGGTGCTCCTCCTGGCGGCGGCCTTCTGGGGGGCGGAGTGGCGGCCTGATGCCCTGGGGATCAGAAGGATCGGCCTCGCCGCCACCGCCCTTGCCGGCGGGGCCGGTCTGGCCTTCGTCATCAGCCACGTTTCCGGCGGCACGCTGCCCTTCGAAACCTCCTTGCTCCGGCTCTGGCCGAACCTCCAGCTGACCTCTGTGCTGACGGATCTGACCCTGTTCGGCGCGGCCGCCTCCTTCCTCGCCAGGCGCGCGCCGTCCAAGGGTGGCTGGGCGGCCCGGCAGGCGGCCGCCATTCTGGCCCTGGTGCCCCTGTTGATCGGCCTGGTGGTGCTGGTCACCTATGTCTCGGGCGCCCCTCTGCTCTACGGGACGGGGTACATACCCATGTCCCTGCCGGCCGCCATGTGCGCGCTGCTGCTGGGGGCCTCCCAGCTCCTGGCCGCCGGTCGGGATACCTGGCCCCTGGCCGCCTTTCGCCTGGACCACCACCGGTCGAGGCTCGGCTTCTCTCCGAGGACGGTGGCCATCTACCTGGGCCTCGGGAGCCTGATCCTGGTTGGCGGCGCGGCGCTCTTGAGGCGGCAGATCCACGCCACGCGAATGCGGGTCCAGGCGGAACTCTCGACCATCGCGGACCTGAAGGCCAGGCAGATCACAGAGTGGGTGGTCGAGCGGCGGGGCGATTCCCAGGTGATCGCCGAGAGTGCGCTCATCCAGGTCCAGCTGCAGCGGTATCTGGCGGGCTCGCCCGCGGCTCTGCCCGAGCGGGACCTGAATGGCTGGATGGCGTCCCTCCAGCGGACCTTCAGCTACCGTCAGGTGGCCCTCTTCGATGCGCAGGGACGGGCGCGCCTGGCTGCCTACGCGGACCAGCTGATCCGGGAGCCGGCCGAGGATCCCTCGGAGCTCCGGGCGGCCTTGCAGGCCCCTGGGCTGACGATGTCGGACCTGCACCAGCATCCGGGCCACTCTGACATCCAACTGGGTTTCTGGATTCCGGTCCGGGCCACGGCCGGGAGACCGGCTCAAGGGGCGCTCCTGCTCCAGGTGGACCCCCGGACCTACCTCTACCCCCTGGTGGAGTCCTGGCCCACCGACAGCCCCAGCGCCGAGACGCTGCTGGTGCGGCGGGAGGGGGACCAGGTCCTGTTCCTCAACGACCTGCGCCACCGTGCCCACACCGCGATGACGCTGCGCCAGGACCTGACGACCAATCCCGACGGCCCCGCCACCCGGGCCGTCCTGGGCTACGAAGGATTGCTGGAGGGCCCGGACTACCGGGGCGTGCCGGTGGTGTCCGTGCTGCGCAGGATCCCGGGCACGACCTGGCACATGGTGACCAAGGTGGATGCCGCCGAGGTCTATGGCCCTCTGCGGCAGAAGGTCTGGCTGGGCGGCCTCGGCCTCATGGGAATCGTGCTCCTCGTCGGGGCGGGCCTGGGCGTGGTCCTGCGGCACCGCGATGCGGAGATGCTCCGGAACCAGCTGGATCTTACCCGGCGCTATGAAACGCTCATGCGGGAGGCCAGCGACATCATCCTCCTGATGGACGCTGAGGGCCGCATCCTCGAGGCCAACGCACAGGCCCTTGGCCAGTACGGCTATGCCCGCGCAGAGCTCATCGGGATGGACATCCTCGATCTCCGGGTGCCCGAGGCCCGCGCGGAAGGCCATGAGCGCTACCAGCGACTGCGGGAGTCCGGCTCTGTCCGGTTCGAGACCCTTCACCAGCGCCGGGACGGCAGCACCTTCCCCGTGGAGGTCAGCGCCCGGGCCCTGGAACTCGATGGCCAGCCGCGGGTCATGAGCTTCGTCCGGGACATCAGCGAGCGGCGGAAGAACGAACGCGAGATCCAGCGGATGACCCAGCTCTATGCCGCGCTGAGCCAGGTGAACCAGGCCATCGTGTGGTCGCCCGACCGGGAGGCGCTCTTCGCCAAGATCTGCGAGGTCATGGTCGAGTTCGGGAAATTCGACATGGCCTGGATCGGCCTGGACGACCACCGGGTGGGCCAGGTCCAGGTGGTCGCCTCCTGCGGCGACGCCCATGGCTACCTCGACCGGATCCGGATCGAGAGCGGCCCCACGGCGCACGGCGCCGGCCCCGTGGGCCGGGCCATCCGGGAGGTCAGTCCCTGCGTGGTGAACGATTTCATGGGCACCCCCGGCACCGAGCCGTGGCGGGCCGCCGCTCTGGAGTCCGGGTTCCAGGCCGTGGCGGCCTTCCCGATCCGGCGGGAAGGCCTGGTGATCGGGGCGCTGGCGGTCTATTCCCGGGAGAGGGGATTCTTCGGCGCCCCCGAGGAGGCCCTCCTGGTGGAGGCGGCCATGGACATCTCCTTCGCCCTGGACCACTTGGCCCTGGACGATCAGCGCCGCGGCGCGGAGATCGCGCTGCTGGAGAGCGAGCGGCAGCTGAAGGAGGCCCAGGAGGCGGGCGGCATCGGCACCTACACCTGGTACATCCGTGAAGACCACTGGACGGGCAGCCCGTACCTCGATCAGCTCTTCGGCGTCGGGCCGGACCACCCGCGGACGCTGGAGGGGTGGGTGGCCGTCGTGGCACCGGACTTCCGCGACCAGATGGCGGCCTACGTCGCGGGGATCATCGAGCGCCACGAACCCTTCGACCTCGACTACCCGATCCTTCGCGCCTCGGACGGCCAGCGCCGGTGGGTGCATGGGCGGGGGGAGATCCACCGGGATGCGGAGGATCAGCCGGTGGCCATGGTGGGCGTCATCCAGGACATCACCGAGCGCAAGCTGGCCGAACAGGCCCTTCAGAAGATCTCGGTGGCGGTGGAGCAGAGCCCCCTGTCCATCGTCATCACCGATCCCAAGGGCACCATCGAATACGTCAACCCGACCTTCACGCAGGTCACGGGCTACACGGCCGCGGAAGCGGTCGGGCAGAATCCCCGCGTGCTGAAGTCCCCCTCCACCCCACCGGGCCACTATCGGACCCTGTGGGAGACCCTGGACCGGGGCGAGGTCTGGGTGGGCGAGTTCGAGAACCTGAAGAAGGGCGGCGAGCCGTTCCACGAGCGGGCGATCATCGCCCCGGTGCGGGATGAATCCGGTATGCTGACGGGCTACATCGCCATCAAGGAGGACATCACCCAGCTCAAGCAGGACGAGGCAGAGCGGCGCTCCCTGGAGGCGCAGCTGCATCAGTCGCAGAAGCTGGAGAACCTGGGCAGCCTGGCCGGAGGCGTGGCCCACGACATGAACAACGTGCTGGGCGCCATCCTGGGGCTGGCCTCGACCCTCCGGGAAGCGGCGCAACCCTTCACGCCGACCGCGAGGAACCTCGACACCATCATGAACGCCTGCATGCGGGGCCGCGGGGTGGTCAAGGGCCTGCTCTATTTCGCCAGGAAGGACCTCCAGGAGGAGCGGTCCATCGACCTCAACGAACTGGTCCGGGAGATGAGCCAGCTGCTGAGCCACACCACCCTCAAGCGCATCCAGCTCAGGATGGAGCTGGCGGATGGGATCGGCCGCCTGCGCGGCGACCCCGGGGCGCTGAGCCACGCGCTCATGAACCTCTGCGTGAATGCGCTGGATGCCATGCCCGGCGGCGGCTCCCTCCTCATCCGCACCCAGGCGGAGGAGGCTGGAGGCCTCACCCTGCGGGTCGAGGACACCGGGGAGGGCATGTCGCCCGAGGTCCTGGCCAAGGCCATGGATCCCTTCTTCACCACCAAGCCCCAGGGCAAAGGCACGGGGCTGGGGCTGGGCATGGTCTACGGGACCATGCTGGCGCACGAAGGTACCTTCGAACTCCGCAGCGAGCTGGGGCGGGGGACCGAGGCCATCCTCCGCTTCCCGCCCAGCCGTGTGGGTCTGCCGGAGCCGGAGGCGGACGCGGCATCCGCACTTTCGCTCCAGTCCGGCCGGTCCCTCCACATCCTGCTGGTGGACGACGACGAGCTGATCCGGGAATCCGCGGGGCCGCTGCTGGAAGTGATCGGCCACACCGTCACCGACGCCTCCGCCGGGGCACGGGCTATCCAGCTGCTGGAGTCGGGACTGGCGGTGGACCTCGTGATCCTCGACATGAACATGCCCGGCCTGAGCGGCGCCGAGACGCTGCCCCGGATCCTGAACCTGCGCCCAGGTCTGCCCGTGATCATGGCCACGGGCTACAGCGACGATGAGATCACCCCGCTGCTGGAGGGCCGGCCCTCGGTGACCAGCATCCGGAAGCCGTACAGCCTCAAGGAAATCCAGCTGAAGATCCTGAACCTCGACCTCCAGCCTGCTCCGGAAACATCCGCCGGCTGA
- a CDS encoding methyl-accepting chemotaxis protein codes for MSFLDNIKMGPKLIGSYLIVAAIAAIVGTIGIQKLHTIEVADTNLYEKMTVPLGEMGDMMQLFQRQRVNLRDAIMTGDVDRFGKRLKEIEVDLTKTEESFQKTLLTDKGKEAYKAYKDANNAYDAIAEKVLALAAAGKSKEAEALMRGDGAAGQAKVNEALDVLQNMKLKLAKESAESNAALASAATTMMLVIMGVGVAFGIITGIVMTRAITRPLNRFGEVLEAVAGGDLSIHSDIQTKDELGQMSEILNSTIGNLRESMLQVQESAMAISTASGEISMGNTDLSRRTEEQAASLEETASSMEQITSNVNQTADNAKSANHESSKARQVAQDGGAAVTQVIAAMEAINQSSAKINEIIGVVDEIAFQTNLLALNAAVEAARAGEQGRGFAVVAAEVRNLAKRSADAAKEIKGLIRESVAKSVDGNKVAAHAGETIQEVVANVQRVTSLVSEIANATQEQSTGLNEINKAVVQMDEVTQQNAALVEESAAAAESLDAQAHALTEIVGRFRTGVEVRRTAAAPKARTTVTAHPAPKMAKNGHAALKRPSARQELAIAKQPVPTPKSDDDGNWEAF; via the coding sequence GTGAGTTTCCTCGACAACATCAAGATGGGCCCCAAGCTCATCGGCTCGTACTTGATCGTCGCCGCCATCGCCGCCATCGTCGGCACGATCGGCATCCAGAAGCTCCACACGATCGAAGTGGCCGACACCAACCTCTACGAGAAGATGACCGTGCCCCTCGGCGAGATGGGGGACATGATGCAGCTGTTCCAGCGGCAGCGGGTCAACCTTCGCGACGCCATCATGACCGGCGATGTGGACCGGTTCGGCAAGCGGCTCAAGGAGATCGAGGTCGACCTCACGAAGACCGAGGAATCCTTCCAGAAGACCCTCCTCACCGACAAGGGCAAGGAAGCCTACAAAGCCTACAAGGATGCGAACAACGCCTACGATGCGATTGCCGAGAAGGTCCTGGCCCTGGCGGCAGCCGGCAAGTCGAAGGAGGCGGAAGCCCTCATGCGCGGTGATGGCGCCGCAGGCCAGGCGAAAGTGAACGAAGCCCTCGATGTCCTGCAGAACATGAAGCTGAAGCTGGCCAAGGAATCCGCTGAATCAAACGCCGCGCTGGCCAGCGCCGCCACCACCATGATGCTGGTCATCATGGGCGTGGGCGTGGCCTTCGGCATCATCACCGGGATCGTCATGACCCGTGCCATCACCCGCCCACTGAACCGTTTCGGCGAGGTGCTGGAGGCGGTGGCCGGCGGTGACCTGAGCATCCACTCGGACATCCAGACCAAGGACGAGCTGGGCCAGATGAGCGAGATCCTCAACAGCACCATCGGCAACCTGCGCGAATCCATGCTGCAGGTGCAGGAGAGCGCCATGGCCATCTCCACGGCCTCGGGCGAGATCTCCATGGGCAACACGGACCTGAGCCGCCGCACGGAGGAACAGGCCGCCAGCCTGGAAGAGACCGCCAGCAGCATGGAGCAGATCACCAGCAACGTGAACCAGACCGCCGACAACGCCAAGTCCGCCAACCACGAGTCCAGCAAGGCCCGTCAGGTGGCTCAGGATGGCGGCGCCGCCGTCACCCAGGTCATCGCCGCCATGGAGGCCATCAACCAGTCCTCCGCCAAGATCAACGAGATCATCGGCGTGGTGGACGAAATCGCCTTCCAGACCAACCTGCTGGCGTTGAACGCCGCTGTCGAGGCCGCCCGGGCCGGCGAGCAGGGCCGCGGGTTCGCCGTGGTCGCGGCCGAGGTGCGCAACCTGGCCAAGCGCAGCGCCGATGCTGCCAAGGAGATCAAGGGCCTCATCCGCGAGAGCGTGGCCAAGTCCGTGGACGGCAACAAGGTCGCCGCCCATGCGGGCGAGACCATCCAGGAAGTGGTGGCCAACGTGCAGCGCGTGACCTCGCTCGTCAGCGAGATCGCCAATGCCACCCAGGAGCAGAGCACGGGCCTGAACGAGATCAACAAGGCCGTGGTGCAGATGGACGAGGTCACCCAGCAGAACGCGGCCCTGGTGGAGGAGTCCGCCGCCGCCGCCGAATCCCTGGACGCCCAGGCCCATGCGCTCACCGAGATCGTCGGCCGCTTCAGGACCGGCGTGGAAGTGCGGCGCACCGCGGCCGCGCCCAAGGCCCGCACCACGGTCACCGCGCACCCCGCCCCCAAGATGGCCAAGAACGGCCATGCGGCCCTCAAGCGCCCCTCTGCCCGCCAGGAGCTCGCCATCGCCAAACAGCCTGTCCCCACTCCCAAGAGCGACGATGACGGCAACTGGGAGGCCTTCTGA
- a CDS encoding chemotaxis protein CheW — MASTEASSQGLQQVLCFALAGEAYALPILKVREIQAQATITRIPKAPPYMPGVINLRGAIVPILELRHRFSLGDAPEDTRPVIVIVEVQGRTLGIRVDSVSDVLDLDPNAIRPAPELGTQSALGREFIAGLASLPGATGAESMLILLDLDRLLSDGELMALESATV, encoded by the coding sequence ATGGCAAGCACTGAAGCCAGTTCCCAAGGTCTCCAGCAGGTGCTCTGCTTCGCCCTCGCCGGCGAGGCGTACGCCCTGCCCATCCTGAAGGTCCGGGAAATCCAGGCCCAGGCCACCATCACCCGGATCCCCAAGGCCCCGCCCTACATGCCCGGGGTGATCAACCTTCGGGGCGCCATCGTCCCCATCCTGGAGCTGCGGCACCGGTTCTCCCTGGGGGATGCCCCGGAGGACACCCGGCCCGTCATCGTCATCGTGGAGGTCCAGGGGCGCACCCTGGGCATCCGCGTGGACTCGGTGTCCGACGTGCTGGATCTGGATCCCAATGCCATCCGGCCCGCGCCGGAGCTGGGCACCCAGAGCGCCCTGGGCCGCGAGTTCATCGCGGGCCTGGCCAGCCTGCCGGGAGCCACGGGCGCCGAATCCATGCTGATCCTCCTCGACCTGGACCGCCTGCTCTCCGATGGCGAGCTGATGGCCCTGGAAAGCGCCACGGTCTGA
- a CDS encoding STAS domain-containing protein, which yields MARKAAPSSPRLSFEGDLDIFSIHQQWEKALPLLTTGNGSAEVDLSSVGDLDLSGLQLLGAMDRDLRAKGLSFSVVGAREEWQARFAALGMAHLFDGAHP from the coding sequence ATGGCACGGAAAGCGGCCCCTTCCAGCCCAAGGCTCTCCTTCGAGGGCGACCTGGACATCTTCAGCATCCATCAGCAGTGGGAGAAGGCCCTGCCCCTGCTCACCACCGGGAACGGCAGTGCGGAGGTGGATCTGTCCTCCGTCGGAGACCTGGACCTGTCCGGGCTCCAGCTGCTTGGCGCCATGGACCGGGATCTCCGGGCCAAGGGGCTCTCGTTTTCGGTGGTGGGCGCCAGGGAGGAGTGGCAGGCCCGCTTCGCCGCCCTGGGCATGGCCCACCTCTTCGACGGGGCCCATCCATGA
- a CDS encoding methyl-accepting chemotaxis protein, which translates to MSRWFSGDTAAGPAPIEAPVLPAGDNRQALLRLAACEARMLEGQVNFLTPELLQVDSLVREAAGTLEDALKTLDRSVQHQHLLAGEIQAAMQSTLEGDAGGEAGSSFDAMSATIMGTLDGFVNHITEISESTAQLAEQVDDIRERSFRMESMLDELAEIAGRTHLLSLNASIEAAHARQFGAGFAVVAGEVSKLADRSTALSNTIQEQVLGTRQALERTDAHVKAIASQDMNVALASRGESEALVMSLRTSNWVVKDLVAQLEENARKVTEQVGHVVRSLQFEDLVHQTLMACLKELGNLLEQSQAWKDLEVRLKAGEPEGPALAALEATLGQIEAARVQFRAVKSGTLAAGEVDLF; encoded by the coding sequence ATGAGCCGGTGGTTCTCCGGGGACACCGCCGCAGGTCCCGCGCCCATCGAGGCGCCCGTGCTCCCGGCTGGGGACAATCGGCAGGCCCTGCTGCGTCTGGCCGCCTGTGAGGCCCGCATGCTGGAGGGCCAGGTAAACTTCCTGACGCCCGAGCTGCTCCAGGTGGACAGCCTGGTGCGGGAGGCCGCCGGCACCCTGGAAGACGCCCTGAAGACCCTCGACCGCAGCGTGCAGCACCAGCACCTGCTGGCGGGGGAGATCCAGGCGGCCATGCAGAGCACCCTGGAGGGTGATGCGGGCGGCGAGGCCGGCAGCAGCTTCGACGCCATGAGCGCCACCATCATGGGCACCCTCGATGGCTTCGTGAACCACATCACCGAGATTTCCGAGTCCACCGCCCAGCTCGCCGAGCAAGTCGACGACATCCGCGAGCGCTCCTTCCGCATGGAGTCGATGCTGGATGAGCTGGCGGAGATCGCCGGCCGCACCCACCTGCTCTCCCTGAACGCCAGCATCGAGGCCGCCCACGCCCGGCAGTTCGGGGCGGGTTTCGCCGTGGTGGCGGGCGAGGTCTCCAAGCTGGCCGACCGCAGCACCGCGTTGAGCAACACCATCCAGGAGCAGGTGCTCGGCACGCGGCAGGCCCTGGAGCGCACGGACGCCCACGTGAAGGCCATCGCCAGCCAGGACATGAACGTGGCCCTGGCCTCGCGTGGCGAATCCGAGGCCCTGGTCATGTCCCTCCGGACCTCCAACTGGGTCGTGAAGGACCTGGTCGCGCAGCTCGAGGAGAACGCCCGCAAAGTCACCGAGCAGGTGGGCCACGTGGTGCGCAGCCTCCAGTTCGAGGATCTGGTGCACCAGACCCTCATGGCCTGCCTCAAGGAGTTGGGGAACCTGCTGGAGCAGTCCCAGGCCTGGAAGGATCTCGAAGTCCGGCTGAAGGCCGGTGAACCGGAGGGCCCCGCCCTGGCGGCGCTGGAAGCCACCCTGGGCCAGATCGAGGCGGCCCGCGTCCAATTCCGTGCGGTGAAGAGCGGTACGCTCGCCGCCGGCGAAGTCGACCTTTTCTGA
- a CDS encoding response regulator: MGRLILTVDDSSTMRQMITFTLKGAGFDILEAGDGVEALEVAAGKKLALIVTDVNMPRMDGITLVQRLRALPEFKFTPILVLTTESDASMKMKGKEAGATGWIVKPFSPEKLLDVVNKVL; the protein is encoded by the coding sequence ATGGGCCGTCTCATCCTCACCGTCGATGACTCGAGCACGATGCGCCAGATGATCACCTTCACGCTCAAGGGCGCGGGCTTCGACATCCTCGAGGCGGGCGACGGCGTGGAGGCGCTGGAGGTGGCCGCGGGGAAGAAGCTGGCCCTGATCGTCACCGACGTGAACATGCCCCGCATGGATGGCATCACGCTGGTGCAGCGCCTGCGCGCCCTGCCCGAGTTCAAGTTCACGCCGATCCTGGTCCTCACCACCGAATCCGACGCCTCCATGAAGATGAAGGGCAAGGAGGCCGGCGCCACGGGTTGGATCGTCAAGCCCTTCAGCCCGGAAAAGCTGCTGGACGTCGTGAACAAAGTCCTCTGA